The following DNA comes from Winogradskyella sp. PG-2.
TAGATAGTCCAAAAAACACTATTTTAGTCACGATTCCTATTTATAATGTTGGTGGAAGTCTCAATAGAAACTCTGGAACACGTACCAATCAAAATGGACCGAAAGCATATGGTTTTAGAGGGAATGCTCGTAACTATGATTTAAACAGAGATTTCATTAAATCTGACACAAAAAATGCCAGAAGTTTTGCTAAACTATTTCATTTAGTTCAGCCAGATGTATTCATAGATAATCATGTTAGTAATGGTGCTGATTATCAATATACATTGACACATTTATTTACACAACACAATAAACTAGGTGGACAACTTGGCAACTATCTACACAATGAAATGATGCCAAAGCTTGAAGAAAAACTAGAAGCAAAGTCATGGGATATCACACCATATGTTAATGTATTTAATCGTACACCAGAATCTGGCTTCTCTCAATTTATGGATTTACCACGCTATTCTACAGGTTATACTACATTATTTAATACATTAGGTATGATGGTAGAAACACACATGTTAAAACCATATAAGCAACGCGTTGAAGGCACTTATGAGCTTATGAAAAGTATGATAGAAATTACCGAAGAACAAGGTGATAAAATATCAGAACTTAGAAAAACACAATACCAAATATGGTCTGCTGGTAAAATCTACCCTTTAGCTTGGACCATTGACACCACGCAATCTTCAACTCTAAAATTTAAGGGTTATGAAGGTGAAATGATTCCAAGTGAATTAACAGGTGCGCAACGTTTAAAGTACGATAGAACTCAACCATTTACTAAAGATGTAACGTATCAAAACTATTTTAAAGCAACAGATTCAGTGACTATTCCTAAGGCTTACGTTATTCCACAAGGTTGGCATAATGTAATGGATTTATTAAAACTAAATAAAGTTGAGATTTCTAAAATTAAAAAAGATACAACCTTAACAGTTGAATCATACCGAATTGGAGATTATCAAACAAGAAAATCAGCATATGAAGGTCATTATCTACATTATAACACTAAAGTAAAATCAGCAGAAATAAAGCTGACTTTTAAAGAAGGTGATTATATAGTTGAAACTAACCAAAAAGCGATGCGTTACTTATTAGAAACTCTAGAGCCAACTGCACCAGATTCTTTTTTTAATTGGAATTTCTTCGATACCATCTTACAGCAAAAAGAAGGCTTCTCACCTTATGTCTGGGAAGACAAAGCAAAGCTATTTTTAAGAGCTAATCCAAAATTACAAATTGAGTATAATGTAAAAATTAGTTACGATGAAGATTTTGCTAATAACTGGTATGCTCAATTAGATTGGATACATAAACAGAGTGGTAATTATGAAAAAGCGCATTTGCAGTATCCTGTTTATCGCTTAAAGTAATTAGTCATGGAAGAAATTGGCATTGCTAGTTTATTAATAATTATTACAAATCTTATCGTGTCTTACAAAGGATTAAATAATAGTATCTTCTTTTAAGATTATAAATTTAATGTTGATAAAATTTTAATTTATAAAGAATATCTAAGGTTAGTATCATCAGGTTTTTTTACATGCAGATTGGATACATTTAATATTCAATATGGTCAGTTTGTTTTTATTTAGTTCTTTAATTGAAAACGAAATTGGACCTTTATTCTTTCTTATTATATACTTTATAAGCTTAATATGTGGAAATCTATTTGCATTATACATTCACAGAAATCATGGTGACTATAGTTCTATTGGTGCTTCAGGAGCAGTTTCCGGAATTATATTTGCCCGTATTGCTTTATATCCTAATCTTGGTATTGGATTTATCATATTGCCATTTTCAATTCCAAGTTGGATTTATGGAGTTCTGTTTGTAGCATATTCTATTTATGGAATAAAGACTAAACGTGATAATATTGGTCACGAAGCCCATCTAGGTGGAGCTATTATTGGTTTAATAACTGCATTACTGATTCAGCCAAGTGCAATAACAACAAACTATGTTACTATTATTTTGGTTTTAATTCCAACATTCGTTTTTATATACTTTATAATAGCAAAACCTCATATTTTAATGGCAAATAATTTTAGTTTAAAAAAGAAGAATCCACCTCTAAATTTTGAACACAAGCACAATATTAAAAAGGTCGATAAACAAAAAGAACTTGATAAGCTTTTAGATAAAATAAGTAAAAGAGGAATTGATAGTTTATCTAAGAAAGAAAAGAAACGACTTGAAGAATTTTCTAGTTAAAATTAAACTAACAATTTAATATTTGAATAGCTATTCTCTAAAGCTTTTTGAGCAGCTTTATTATCCAACCACTTTACTTGAGTAATACCTTCATTTTCTTGCGGTAAAAGCTTACCGTTAAAATCAGTTTTCATCTCAAACCAATACGTCACTTTAATTTTATGCTTTCCGTTGCGCTTAAAGATATGATATGTAGTTGGTAATGGTTTTGTAATCTTAAGACCTGTAACACCTGTTTCCTCTTCCACTTCTCTGATAGCAGCTTCTTCAATAGATTCTTTACCTTCTACTTTACCTTTAGGCAAATCCCATTTATTATTTCTGTAAATAAAAAGAATTTCGTTTTTAGTATTGTAGGCTTTTCCACCTCCTGCAACAACATTTGGTAAAAGTTTTAGAAAGTGTTTTAATAACTTATCTCGATTCTTACCAATTAAGTGAACAGCTTTTAAATCTGTATTTGCTAAGATTTTTATAACCTTTCCTATATTAACAGACTTAAGGAGAAAAGACTTAAAGTCGGTTTCTTGCTCTACTTTTGTTGTTAAAATTATAGGTTTATCACCTACAAAAACGGTGTACATTATATAGTTAAATTTACTTTACTCTTGTAAATTTATTATTTTTTATGACATAAAATTTAAAATGAAAATTAATTTAAATTTAAATTTAAATTTTAGTACCTACAATTTTCATTAATTTTGCATCATGATTTTTAATAAAGATACCGCTAAAAAAACAGCAGAAGTTTTATTGCAAATTAATGCTATAAAACTAAAACCAAATGATCCATTTACATGGGCATCAGGTTGGAAATCACCAATATACTGTGACAATAGGATTGTATTATCTTATCCTCTAATTAGAAATTACATCAGAGAAACTATGGCCAAGCACATAGAAGATCTTTATGGTAAACCAGATGTAATTGCTGGAGTAGCAACTGGTGCAATAGGAATAGGAGCTTTGGTTGCAGAATATCTTAATCTTCCGTTTGTTTATGTAAGACCAGAAGCTAAAAAGCATGGTCGCCAAAATCAAGTTGAAGGTTATATTGAAAAAGGGCAAACTGTGGTCGTTGTAGAAGATCTAATAAGTACAGGAAAAAGTAGCTTAAATGCAGTAAAAGCTTTAAAGGAAGCTGAAGTGACAGTCAAAGGTATGGTAGCAATTTTCTCATATGGATTTGATGTTGCTTCAAAGAATTTTGAAAAAGCTGATATAGAACTACACACGCTTGGTAACTACGAAAACTTATTAGAACAAGCTTTAGACACACATTACATTACAGAAAAACAACAAGACATTTTAGCACAATGGAATGCCAATCCTAGCGAATGGAACGCTAATTGATATAAACATTCTAAAAAAACTCATAACATGAATTTAGAATCATCAAAGGTAACTTTAGATAAATCAGCAGAAGACACATTTAATTTTTTATCTGATGTCAAAAATTTTGAAAATTTAATGCCAGAAAACATTAGCAAGTTCGAAGTTTTAGAAAACGATAAGTTTCTATTTGCACTCAAAGGAATGCCAGAAATTATACTAAAGAAAAAAGAAGCAGTACCAAATAGTAAAATTGTTTTAGGTGCCGCTGGAGGTAAATTAGATTTTGCTTTAATAGGTAATATAACTGAAGTTGAAGCCAATAAAACGGATGTTCAACTTTCGTTTGAGGGTGAATTTAATGCTATGATGGCTATGATGATTAAAGGGCCAATTAGTAAGTTTATTGAAACTTTAGTTACAAATATGAAGACAGCTGTTTAATACAATAGTTTAAGGTCTTTAAGGTCAAATGTTTTAATAATTTCGTCTTCAGTCCAAACCTTTAACTTTCCAGATTTTTTTACACCTTTTATAATTCCGGAGAAGGTTTCCCCTTCTTTAGTTTGAAACGTTGATGGTTTATCTTTTCTAAATAAAATTGATTCGTATTCTAATTTTAACTCAGACAATTTATGAGTTTCTAGAATTTCGAAATAGTATTGAAGTTGTTTTAAAATCTCTGATAATACCTCATCTTTATTATAAATAATTCCTGAGACTAAACTCATTGAAGATGCTTGTGGTAAATTTTCGAAATATTTCTGGTTTATATTCATACCAATACCAATTACAGAACCTTCTAATTGGTTATGTTTAATAACGTTTTCTATTAAAATTCCACATATTTTCTTATCCTCTGACAAAATGTCGTTAGGCCATTTTATACTTAATTTAGGAATATTAAATGCTGTTAGTGCTTTACATATGGCTAATGAAACTACCATACTGATATAAAATTGTTTTTCAATTTCAAAGCTAGGTAAAGCCTTAAACACACTAGCTGTGAGGTTTTTACCTTCTTCGGCTTCCCAATTAGTACCCATTTGCCCTCGTCCTTCTGTCTGCAAATCTGCAGAAACTACTGTATAATCCTTAGGTAAAGTCTTAGCTGCCATAAGCTTTAGGAAAGCATTTGTAGAGTCAATGGCATTAAGTTTGATTATATACATTAAAAGAGTAGTTTTATTTTATAGTTTTCTTATGACAAATAGAGCTTACAAGAACTAAAAAAATAATAACTTTGCATAAATTTAATTTAATTTAATGACGAAAGCAAAAACCAATGCAGACCAACTCATTACAACAATCATAGGAGGTATAGAAGAGGTTAAAGGAAAAGAGATTACAATTTTAGATTTAAGAGAAATAGAAAATACGGTTTGTGATTATTTTATTGTTTGTGAAGGTACTTCTAATACACAAGTAAACGCAATCGTCAATTCCATACAAAAACAAGTTAGTAAAACACTTAAAGATAAACCTTGGCATATTGAAGGTACAGATAATGCTGAATGGATTTTAATGGATTATGTTAATGTTGTTGTGCATGTTTTTCAGAAACATATTAGAGAATATTACGATATAGAGAGTCTTTGGGGAGACGCTAAAACCACCCAAATAGAAACGAGTTACTAAAAAGACAAACGCTACTAATGGCTAAGGACAATAAAAATTTAAACAAAAAACCAAAAGTAAATCCGTATTGGATATATGGAGTTATTATCGCAGCATTTCTTGCTATTCAAATATTCTCAGGTGGCTTTGGAGATTCTTCAGGAAGTAAAACTACACCAACAGAGTTCTTTAGTTATCTAAAAAATGGTGATGTTGAAAAGGTAGAAATAATCAATAATCGCATTGCGAAAGTTTATTTAACAAAAGAAGCACAAGAACAAGAGGTTCACAAGAAATCAAAACCTACATCTTTATTACCTTCTGTTTCTGCTATACCAAACTATAAGTTTGAATTTGGTGATTTAAAATTATTTCAAGAAGAAATAAATAAAATAAAAGCTGAAAACAATTTAACTACTGAAATAGGCTTTGATACAGAACAAAATGTTTGGGGAGATTTATTACTCACTTTATTACCATTTATTCTCATCATTGGTGTATGGATATTTATAATGAGACGTATGTCCTCTGGAGGAGGAGGAGGAGCTGGTGGACAGATTTTTAACATAGGAAAATCTAAAGCCAAACTCTTCGATGAAAATACAGATACTAAAACGTCCTTTAAAGATGTCGCTGGTTTAGAAGGGGCAAAAGAAGAAGTACAAGAAATTGTAGATTTCTTGAAATTCCCTGAAAAATATACAGCTTTAGGTGGCAAGATACCTAAAGGAGCCTTACTTGTAGGACCTCCTGGAACTGGTAAAACCTTATTAGCAAAAGCTGTTGCAGGTGAAGCTAAAGTACCTTTCTTTTCATTGTCAGGATCAGATTTTGTTGAAATGTTTGTTGGTGTTGGTGCCTCTCGTGTAAGAGACTTATTTAAACAAGCTAAGGAGAAATCTCCTTCAATTATATTCATCGATGAGATTGATGCTATTGGTAGAGCAAGGGGTAAGAACAACTTCTCTGGATCTAATGATGAACGTGAAAACACATTAAATCAGTTATTAACTGAAATGGATGGCTTTGGAACGAATACAAACGTTATTGTATTAGCTGCTACCAACAGAGCTGATGTATTAGATAGTGCATTAATGCGTGCTGGTCGTTTTGACAGACAGATTTATGTAGATCTTCCAGACGTTAGAGAACGTAAAGAAATTTTTGAAGTACACTTGCGTCCTCTTAAAAAAGAAGAAACATTAGATGTAGATTTCCTTGCAAAACAAACACCTGGTTTCTCAGGTGCTGATATTGCCAATGTATGTAATGAATCCGCTTTAATTGCTGCAAGAAAAGGCAAGAAAGCAGTAAATAAACAAGATTTTTTAGATGCAGTCGATAGAATTGTTGGTGGTTTAGAAAAGAAAAATAAAATTATAACCCCATCAGAAAAAAGAGCTGTCGCTTTCCATGAAGCTGGGCATGCCACTGTAAGTTGGATGTTAGAACATGCTGCTCCACTAGTTAAGGTAACTATTGTACCCAGAGGTCAGTCTTTAGGTGCTGCATGGTATTTACCAGAAGAGCGTTTAATTGTTAGACCTGAACAGATGCTAGATGAAATGTGTGCTGCATTAGGTGGTAGAGCGGCCGAAAAAGTTATTTTCGATAAAATTTCTACTGGTGCTTTAAGCGATTTAGAAAAAGTTACTAAACAAGCAAGAGCTATGGTTACTGTTTATGGCCTTAGTGATAAAGTTGGAAACTTAACGTAT
Coding sequences within:
- a CDS encoding M14 family metallopeptidase; this translates as MKKLIILLLIFTSCSDKKEQKKNTQSNIDFTTVFEKSDGLESATYNQTIQYYSDLANTYSDISIQEIGETDSGKPLHIVTLNMSGSGDDFENLRSNNRILLINNGIHPGESDGIDATMMLYRDIVQGKIDSPKNTILVTIPIYNVGGSLNRNSGTRTNQNGPKAYGFRGNARNYDLNRDFIKSDTKNARSFAKLFHLVQPDVFIDNHVSNGADYQYTLTHLFTQHNKLGGQLGNYLHNEMMPKLEEKLEAKSWDITPYVNVFNRTPESGFSQFMDLPRYSTGYTTLFNTLGMMVETHMLKPYKQRVEGTYELMKSMIEITEEQGDKISELRKTQYQIWSAGKIYPLAWTIDTTQSSTLKFKGYEGEMIPSELTGAQRLKYDRTQPFTKDVTYQNYFKATDSVTIPKAYVIPQGWHNVMDLLKLNKVEISKIKKDTTLTVESYRIGDYQTRKSAYEGHYLHYNTKVKSAEIKLTFKEGDYIVETNQKAMRYLLETLEPTAPDSFFNWNFFDTILQQKEGFSPYVWEDKAKLFLRANPKLQIEYNVKISYDEDFANNWYAQLDWIHKQSGNYEKAHLQYPVYRLK
- a CDS encoding DUF6576 domain-containing protein gives rise to the protein MANNFSLKKKNPPLNFEHKHNIKKVDKQKELDKLLDKISKRGIDSLSKKEKKRLEEFSS
- a CDS encoding NUDIX hydrolase; its protein translation is MYTVFVGDKPIILTTKVEQETDFKSFLLKSVNIGKVIKILANTDLKAVHLIGKNRDKLLKHFLKLLPNVVAGGGKAYNTKNEILFIYRNNKWDLPKGKVEGKESIEEAAIREVEEETGVTGLKITKPLPTTYHIFKRNGKHKIKVTYWFEMKTDFNGKLLPQENEGITQVKWLDNKAAQKALENSYSNIKLLV
- the pyrE gene encoding orotate phosphoribosyltransferase, whose translation is MIFNKDTAKKTAEVLLQINAIKLKPNDPFTWASGWKSPIYCDNRIVLSYPLIRNYIRETMAKHIEDLYGKPDVIAGVATGAIGIGALVAEYLNLPFVYVRPEAKKHGRQNQVEGYIEKGQTVVVVEDLISTGKSSLNAVKALKEAEVTVKGMVAIFSYGFDVASKNFEKADIELHTLGNYENLLEQALDTHYITEKQQDILAQWNANPSEWNAN
- a CDS encoding biotin--[acetyl-CoA-carboxylase] ligase, translating into MYIIKLNAIDSTNAFLKLMAAKTLPKDYTVVSADLQTEGRGQMGTNWEAEEGKNLTASVFKALPSFEIEKQFYISMVVSLAICKALTAFNIPKLSIKWPNDILSEDKKICGILIENVIKHNQLEGSVIGIGMNINQKYFENLPQASSMSLVSGIIYNKDEVLSEILKQLQYYFEILETHKLSELKLEYESILFRKDKPSTFQTKEGETFSGIIKGVKKSGKLKVWTEDEIIKTFDLKDLKLLY
- the rsfS gene encoding ribosome silencing factor; the protein is MTKAKTNADQLITTIIGGIEEVKGKEITILDLREIENTVCDYFIVCEGTSNTQVNAIVNSIQKQVSKTLKDKPWHIEGTDNAEWILMDYVNVVVHVFQKHIREYYDIESLWGDAKTTQIETSY
- the ftsH gene encoding ATP-dependent zinc metalloprotease FtsH, yielding MAKDNKNLNKKPKVNPYWIYGVIIAAFLAIQIFSGGFGDSSGSKTTPTEFFSYLKNGDVEKVEIINNRIAKVYLTKEAQEQEVHKKSKPTSLLPSVSAIPNYKFEFGDLKLFQEEINKIKAENNLTTEIGFDTEQNVWGDLLLTLLPFILIIGVWIFIMRRMSSGGGGGAGGQIFNIGKSKAKLFDENTDTKTSFKDVAGLEGAKEEVQEIVDFLKFPEKYTALGGKIPKGALLVGPPGTGKTLLAKAVAGEAKVPFFSLSGSDFVEMFVGVGASRVRDLFKQAKEKSPSIIFIDEIDAIGRARGKNNFSGSNDERENTLNQLLTEMDGFGTNTNVIVLAATNRADVLDSALMRAGRFDRQIYVDLPDVRERKEIFEVHLRPLKKEETLDVDFLAKQTPGFSGADIANVCNESALIAARKGKKAVNKQDFLDAVDRIVGGLEKKNKIITPSEKRAVAFHEAGHATVSWMLEHAAPLVKVTIVPRGQSLGAAWYLPEERLIVRPEQMLDEMCAALGGRAAEKVIFDKISTGALSDLEKVTKQARAMVTVYGLSDKVGNLTYYDSSGQSANGFTKPYSEQTAELIDKEISEIIEKQYDRALKLLEKHKDKLTELAEVLLDKEVIFKDNLEKIFGKRPFEKPETISEIIAEEEE